The genome window ACTCCAGAAAAGGGATGGGGCCGGGCGGGCGGGACGGGTCTCAGGTCACGTGCCGCCCGCCCGGCGGATCGGAGGGGCCGGGTCAGGCCGGGTCAGGTGCCGGGACCGGCCGGGGGGTGCCGCACAGGACGCAGGTCGCGGTGTCCTCGCCGTCGGTCTCGTGCGCGGTGTCCCCGTCGCAGTGGCCCTCGCATGCCAGCAGCACGAGGCTGCCGCTGTCGGCGCGGGCGCCGGTGCGGAAACCGGCGTACGGCTCCGGGCCCTGGTAGCGGGGGCGGCGGGCGAGGACGAGGCCCCCGATGAACGCCGTGGCGATCGCCAGGCCGCCGAGGAAGACGGCGATGTGCGCTCCGGTGTCGGTGAGGTTCACGGGGTGTCTCCAGCAGTGGTGCGGGTCAGGGCGGTGACGGGCAGGGTGATCCGGGCTCCGGCGGCGGCCAGGGCTTCGGTCTGGGCGTCGGCGATGCGCTGGATGTCGTAGGCGGGCAGCAGCGGCATCTCCTCGGTGAGCCGGTCGGCCAGGAGCGCCGTCACGGCGTCCGCGACCAGGCCCAGGCGGGGACTCACGGGCGAGCCGCGAGACGCGCGAGCGTCAGTTCGTTGGTGAGCCGCTCGTTCTCCAGGGCCGCCTGAAGCACCGTGCGGGTCAGCGACTCGTTCGCGGCCCGCAGGTCCAGGACCCGCTGGTCGAGCGCGGCGCGTGCCGCCTCCGACATCTGCAGCCGGACCGCGAGGGCCCGCACGTCGGCGGGCGTCCGCAACAGCCGCAGCCGCTCCACCTCCAGGCGCAGCGCCTCGACGTCCGGGCTCTCCGCCTCCCGCACCGCCGGTACGGGCGGTGCGGGGCGTTTGGCGAGCAGCGCCGGGGTCGGCCGGGGCGGCAGCATGGCGCCGGCGGCGGTCACGGCGGCTGTCCGGCCGGCGTCCGCCGCGCTGGCTTCGGCGGACGCGACGGTGTGCGGGCTGACGGGCGGCAGGTTCTCGGGCAGGGGCCTGCCGATCAGCCGGGCGAGCACGGAGTGGACGGGGTTCATGACGCTCCCTTGCGACGGGTGTCGGGACGGCAGGGCACCAGGTCGAGCCAGTCGGCCTGGCCGATGCCGCCGCCTTGGTAGAGCCAGGTCAGGACGGCGCCTGTGCGGCTGGGCCGCGGTCGGCGTCCGACGGTCAGCCACGCCCCGCAGGGCTGACGGACCTGATCGCCCGGCCGCAGGCCGAGCACCGGCATCGGACGGGTCACCACGCGATCAGCCCCTGCTCGGCCGCCGAGTTGAGGGCCAGGTCGAGGGCGCGGCCGTCCTCCCACTCGTGCAGCACCGTGGCGGGCTGCCACGGGGCGCCGAGGCCGCCGGTGAGCAGGGTCAGGGCCGCGTCGGCGAGAACGGGCGGGGCGGCGAACGCGCTGACGAGCAGCCGCCGCACGTCCGGTCCGGACCGTGCCGACCAGCCGGTCAGGTGCGACCACAGCAGGTCCAGGCCGGCCGGGTCGGTGAGGTCCGGGTGCTGCGGCAGCCAGGACAAGGTGAGGAAGAGTTCCGGGCCCCGCTTGGGGTCCTCGACGCGCAGGCCCGCCTCCAGCACGTCGGGGACCAGTCCGGCCCGGCCGAGGACGATGTGCACGGCGTCGCCGTAGGGCAGGTGCGGCAGCAGCGTCAGCCGCTGAACGGTCCCGGTCACCGGCCCTCACCCCCGCCGGGCTGCCACGGCGTGATCCAGCCGGCGGCCATCGCGATCGCGACCGCGTGCGTCGCCGAGCGTGCCTTCAGCTGGCTGATGGCGCGGCTACGGCGGGTGCGGGCGGTCTCGTAGGGGATCCGCAGACGTTCCGCGGTCTCCTGCAGCGTCTCCCCACGTGACGCGCCGATCAGCGCCGACAGCTGGGTCGCACTCAGCGGGCAGCGGCCCTGCGGGCCCTTCTCCGCCTCCGGCTTCTTCTCGTGTACGTCACCGCGGGGTGTCCCGAGCGCGTGCCGCAGACGCCCGACCTCGGCGAGCAGCAGCTGCCGCGCGTGGTCGAGGCGACGTCCCTCGGTGAGCAGATGCATCTCCGCGTCGGTCCGCGGCGACCAGCCCTGCCCGGGGCGCGTGCCCCGCGGCAGCACCAAGGCCTTCGCCCGCAGCTGCGCGAGGACCTTGTCCGGCAGACCCGGCGCCGGGTGAACTCCGCCCACAGCGCGGCCGTGGGTGTCCTTCCCGGCCGGGCCCGCCGCGCGAGTCTCATCGATGGCGGTCACTGCCCACCACCCGCCGCCCCGGTCTCAGCCTCGGCGGGCATGTCCTGCTGGGCGCGCCATACGGCGGCCTCGTCGTCGGTCAGCCGGGTGCAGCCGCGCACGGTGACCTCGACGTCGGCGCCGAGGGTGCCCCTGGCCCTGGCGTGTTCGAGGACGCCCCCGTACGGGCCGGGGGTGTCGTTGTGGTGGGTGGTGACCTCGATGCCGAGTCCGGCCGCGACCTCGCGGACAGCGTCCACGCTGGCTGCCTGGACATCCACCGTGGTGCTGCCGCCGCCGTCGTCCCAACCGCTGCAGTGGATGTGGGACAGGGTCAGGCCGGTGTCTGGGTAGCGCGCCATCAGACGGCGGGCCAGGCCGGACACGTCCGCGGCGCGGGCGTCCAACGCCTCGACGGCCGCGAGCGGTCCCGGTTCGCGCTGCACGGCCGGGTCCGGGTCCGGGTCCGGGTGAGGCTCCTCGTGGAGGAGTTCGCCGAGGTGGAACAGGCCCCTCACGGGCGACACACGGTCCTCGCCGCAGGCGAGGCAGGGCTGGACCAGGTCGAAGGACACCTCGGCGTCGACCGAGTCGGTGGAGGGGTCGTGGCGGTAGCGCAGGTAGTCGGGGCGCCCGGCGGCGAGGACGGCGCGGGCCTCCTCCACCTGGTCGGGCAGTCCCTCGGTGACGTACTGCCAGACGAGTTCACCGGCGGCCTGGGACAGCGTCTCGTCCGCGTGCGACCGGGCGTACTGCAGGAATCGCTCCCGGTCCTGCGCCACGGCGTCCGGATCCGTCAGGGATGCCGTGCCCTCGGTGTAGGTGGCGAGGGCGAGTTCGATCAGGTTCATTGACTCGCTCACAGGTCACCGCCGGTCCGGCGGCCGTGGGCCTGGTCGTCGCAGAGGTAGGCGATGAGCATGGCCACCACCCACGCGGCGAACACGACGGCGATCATCGAGACAATCACGAGGCCGCCCCCTGTCCGCCCTCGGGACGGACGGCGGCGAAGGCCAGCTCGTCCGGGCTGGCGCAGGCCGAACACAGGTCGAGCATCTGCGGGTTGGGCACCCAGTGGCAGCCGCCGTCGCAGGCGCGGTCCTCGGTGCAGCCGCAGCGCGCGCAGCGGGCCACGTCGTCCTCGACGGCCGTGACGACGGCGGTCGTGTCCGGCGCCTGGGGGGCCTGCTGGGTGGGGTCGGTGGCGGCGGCCTGGTCGGCGGCCGCGAGTTCGGCGCCGGCGGCGGCCATGGCCGCGCTCGCACAGAGCGGGGTGCACCACCAGCGCGGGCCGCCCTCGGTGCCGACGACGTCGACGAGGATCCACCCCCACACCGACGGGTCCGTCTCGTCGAGGTCATCGACGGCGAGACCGCAGCCGGGGGTGGCGCAGGCCTCGGCCTGATGCACGGTCGCCAGGAGACGGGCGGTCAGGTCGGCGCGCTGGTCGTCGTCGAGGGCCAGGACCCCCGTACCGCCGAACCCGGTCTCGCAGCCGATCAGGGTGCCCTCACCGGGGCGGTCACCGGCGGGCGGGGCGATCAGCCCGTCCCACGTCAGACGCAGAGCCCGCTCCCCGCCGACGGTGGCGGGCTGCCCGCCGTCGAGAGCGGACAGGATCTCGCTCACCGGCAGGTGGTAGAAGCCCGGACGGCCCGCACACAGGGCATGCACGGCGTGGCAGCCCGCGAACAGCGGGGCGGTGGCCAGCCACCGCTGATGGAACCACTCCACCGCCTCGGCCATGGCCTCGATCTCGGTGCGCAGCTCGGCGCGGGCCTGGGCGCAGGCCGCCTCGGCGATCGCCTCGACGGTCAGGCCGTCGTACGTACGGACCACGTGGTCGGCCGGCTCGGGCGGCCCGGCGGTGCACTGCCGGTCGCCGCCGCAGACGAGGACCTGGGCGCCGTTGTCGTAGTGGTCGCCGCGCGGAACGAGCGGGCCGCGCCGGCTGCCGCAGGTGACGCACATCGGCATGAGCGGCTCCGGCCGCCCGACAACCGGCGCCACGGGCGGCGGGACAGGCGTGCGGGTCTGCAGCGCCGCAACGTGCCGCAGCGGCAGCACCGGCGTAGAGACGGCCGCCTGGAAACCGAACGGCTGTGGCTCGGGGCGGTGGGGGTAATGGGATGATGCGGTCACGGTGTCCTCATTTCTGATGGGTGAGGTGTGCCGGAGGGGTCGTGTTCCGGGGTCCAGCCGGGCGCGGCCCCGAACCATGCGCGGGTCAGGCGGACGCGCGCTGACCCACCGGGTCCGCGCTCTCCTTGGCCTGCAGCCACTTGCGGACGACGTCGCGGTGGTACAGGACCTCCTTGCCGACCTTCGTCCCGCGCGGTCCGGCACCCCGGTGCCGCCACCCGCGGACGGTCGCGGGCGACTTACGGACGAGGACCGCGAGTTCCTTGGTCGTCATGTAGGGCGAGTTCGTGTTCGCCTCGCTCATTTCGGCTCCTCTGTTCGAGCTCTTCGATGGGGCACTGCAGGCGTCCAGCGATGGCTGCCAGGACCTCGGGCTGCGGGGCGCGCTGGCCACGTTCGATCCGGGACAGATAGCTGGCTGAGATACCGACGGAGTCCGCGAAGGCGCGTAGGCCGTGCCCACTCAGCTCGCGCCGGCGGCGGATTCTCGGTCCGTCGACTCGCATGACCTGACGGTACCCAACGAAGCACAACGATGCAACACAACGAGGCTCATCTAAGTCCATCGGGTTTACCGCGAGTAAAGCTGGCGCATTCTTGAGCTCAAGGAAGCGTGTGCCCCCCGTACTCTGTTGCCTGTTGTTGCCGGTCGTTGACTGGCGCGGAACACGAAGGGGCGCTTCGTGGAACTGAACAAAGATCCGGAAGTGTGGCGCCGCCTGGGGCGGGCGCTGAGGGAAGCGCGAGAGAGGCGCGGGTGGTCCCAGGAGGAACTGGCCGCCGAGGCCGGCGTCTCCAAGGGGGCTGTGCAGGGCGCCGAGGCTGGCAGGGTTCCGAAGACTCGCATGCCGCAAACGCTGGCCCCGATCGCGCGAGCGCTGGGCTGGCCTGCCGGTTCGGTCGAGAGG of Streptomyces phaeolivaceus contains these proteins:
- a CDS encoding helix-turn-helix transcriptional regulator, which codes for MTAIDETRAAGPAGKDTHGRAVGGVHPAPGLPDKVLAQLRAKALVLPRGTRPGQGWSPRTDAEMHLLTEGRRLDHARQLLLAEVGRLRHALGTPRGDVHEKKPEAEKGPQGRCPLSATQLSALIGASRGETLQETAERLRIPYETARTRRSRAISQLKARSATHAVAIAMAAGWITPWQPGGGEGR
- a CDS encoding helix-turn-helix domain-containing protein, translating into MSEANTNSPYMTTKELAVLVRKSPATVRGWRHRGAGPRGTKVGKEVLYHRDVVRKWLQAKESADPVGQRASA
- a CDS encoding helix-turn-helix domain-containing protein, yielding MDLDEPRCVASLCFVGYRQVMRVDGPRIRRRRELSGHGLRAFADSVGISASYLSRIERGQRAPQPEVLAAIAGRLQCPIEELEQRSRNERGEHELALHDDQGTRGPRP
- a CDS encoding helix-turn-helix domain-containing protein — its product is MELNKDPEVWRRLGRALREARERRGWSQEELAAEAGVSKGAVQGAEAGRVPKTRMPQTLAPIARALGWPAGSVERVIAGGEPPGGWHDVRAEIADEEVAAIMTNAMVRSIDGATGVEIRQATESALAELRRRGFLADLTGAHQNESNRNA